The region CCGCCGGGAAGATCGGCAAGGTCGAAAGTGTGGAGGCCGATTTCTCGATGCCGCTCACGCATATCGATCGCCTGCGCAAGCCTGAACTGGCCGGTGGCGCCCTCCTGGATTTGGGCATTTATAGCCTCACGTTTGCGGACATGTTCCTGAATGGCGACGCTGCGAACCCTATTGTCAAAACCGAGTCTAAGTGTGTCAAGTTCTCTACGGGTGTCGATGCCACGGACTGGATGGACCTGGTTTATGCGAGTGGACAGGTGGCGCATCTCAAGACCTCGATGGTGGCGCCGCTCAAGAACGAAGGTGTCATTTACGGCACTGAAGGTTTTATCCGGGTGCAGAACCTGAACGACATGGTGGAAATCCAGCTATTCGATGTTGCCGGAACTTTGGTGGAATCCGTCATTCCTCCTCGCATCGAAAATTGCTACGAGTACGAGGTGCTGGGCTGCAAGGCCGCCCTGGAGAAAGGCCTCAAGGAATGTCCCGAGATGCCACATTCGAAAACCATGCAGATGATGACGCAAATGGATAGCCTCCGTGCCGCGTGGGGTGTAAGTTACCCGTTCGAGCTCAGCCCCGGCGAAGTCTGGGACCGCAGCGGCGACAGGTCAATTCTCGAAGTTTATGATATTGAAACGGGCAAGTCGGAAGTGCTCGACGAATTCGACCGCGTGATAGAGGCGCCCAACTGGAGCGCCGACGGAAAGTTCCTTACTTTCAATAGCGAAGGCCGCATCTATAAATACGAGATTGCGTCGGGCGACGTGAGCGAAGTGCCGAGCTATTTCGTGGACAACTGCAACAATGACCATGTGCTTTCGCCGGATGGCGAAGGTCTCTACGTGAGTCACCACACCAAGGAAGACGGACTTTCGCGCATTTACAAGATTTTCTTTGACGGACGCATGCCGGAGCTCGTGACTCCGCTTGCCCCGAGCTACCTCCACGGTATCACTCCCGATGGCAAGGCACTCGCCTACTGTGCCGAACGGAATGGCGAATATGACATATACACCATTCCTGCGGTGGGTGGCAACGAAACGCAACTCACTACAGCTCTCGGCTTGAATGACGGTCCCGAATATGACTGCGACGGGGAATATATCTGGTTCAACTCGGTCCGCACCGGCCGTATGCAGGCGTGGCGCATGAAAGCCGACGGCTCCGAACAGACGCAGATGACGTTTGACGCACACTCAAACACCTGGTTCCCGCATATTTCGCCCGACCGCACGAAGGTCGTGATGCTAGCCTACCATGAACGTGACGTGCGCCCCGGCGAACATGTCCCGAACAAGAATGTGGAAATCCGCCTGATGACCGGCAGCGATAAGATCGGCTGGAGTGAGCCGCGTACGATTCTCAAGCTGTTCGGCGGCCAGGGAACGATCAACGTGAACTCGTGGGCCCCCGACAGCAAGCGCTTTGCGTACGTGAGATATTCCAGGTAGGGAATTTTACCTCCCCAGATATTCCTTGACGGCGTCTACAAAACGCTGGCCGAATTTTTCGATCTTCTTTTCGCCGAAACCGAATACGTTATGCAGGTCGCTTAACGACTGTGGCATTTGGGCGGCGAGATCTTTCAGAGTCTTGTCGGAGAGTACGACGTAGGCTGGCCAAGAATTTTCGTCGGCGATTTGCTTGCGGACTTTCCGCAGAATTTCGAATAGGGCACTTGTCTCGTCGCCGCCATCGGCCTGCCCGCTCCATGTTGCCGTTGTTCCGCGGCCTTTTGCGAATTTGCTGCGTCCGCTTCTTGCCCTGCTTTTCGGTTCGCTGTCCTGCCTTGCCTCGACACTTGCGGCGAGCGCGAGTTCCGCAGTTTTCTTGCCGAAAAGCACCTCGTTTCCGCTTTCGGTAATTTTGAGATGGTTGTTTTCGTTGTAGGCGATTTCGATGTAGCCCAGTTGCAGCATCTGGAGCAGGTAATCGTGCCAATGCTTGAGAGTCGTCTTTTCGCCCGCGCCAAAAGTCTTCAGTTTGTCGTATCCGTTCTTCACGATTTCTTCGCTGCGGGTCCCCTTGAGAATGTCCGCGGTCATCGTGAAACCGATGCGTTCGCCGGTGCGTTTGATGGCCGAAAGTGCCTTTTGCACGAGGATGGTTCCGTCGAAGCGCCGGGGCGGATGCTTGCAGATGTCGCAGTTTCCGCAGTTGCTGTTGCCGCTTTCGCTGTTTTCGCCGAAGTAGTTGAGCAGAATTCTGCGGCGGCAGATTTGCGATTCGGCGTATTCCTGCATACGGTCGAGTTTTTCGGAGTTGATATCTTTTTGGCCGCTTTCGTTCACGAAGCTGCGGAGGGTCACGATGTCCTGGAAGTTGTAGAACAGCACCGTTTCGGAAGGGAGCCCGTCGCGGCCCGCGCGCCCGATTTCCTGGTAGAAGTTCTCGATGCTTTTGGGCAGGTTGTAGTGAATCACGTAGCGGACGTTGCTTTTGTCGATTCCCATGCCGAATGCGACGGTCGCACACACGACATCGACGCGGTCATTGATAAAGTCCTCTTGCACGGCGTTGCGTTCATCGGCGCTCATTCCCGCGTGGTACGCCTTGGCCGAAATTCCAGCGTCCACAAGCTGTTCCGCGACTTTTTCGGTGTTCTTTCGCGAAAGGCAGTAGATGATCCCCGATTCGTTTTCGTGCTTCGAGATAATGGAGAGAATCGCCCTCAGCTTGTCCTGCCCCGTGTAGCCACGTCGTACGTCTAGACTTAAATTCGGGCGATCGAACGAACTGACGAAAAGCTTGAATTCGCGCAGGTTCAGTTGACGAACGATGTCTTCTTTCGTTAACTTGTCTGCGGTAGCCGTCAGCGCCATGAGGGTGGCGCCAGGGAACATCTGGTGGAGTCCGCCGAGCTGCGTATATTCGGGCCGAAAATCGTGCCCCCACTGCGAAATGCAATGTGCCTCGTCGATAGCGAACAGCGAAACGTTCAGGCTGTGCTGCATCCACGGAATTTCGCGTTGCAGGCGTTCCGGAGAAATGTAGAGGATCTTTGTTAAACCCGACTCACACCGCTTACGGATTGTCTCGTTTGCGGATTCGTCATTGTTACTGTTGAGCGCGTCCGCTCCGATTCCGTTTGCGTTGAGTGCATCCACCTGGTCTTTCATCAACGAAATCAGCGGCGAAATCACCACCGTGATTCCCTCGAAAATCAGCGCCGGAATCTGGTAGCAAATCGACTTGCCACCCCCTGTGGGCATCAGCACCAATGCATCGTGATGCGCCACGACATGCTCGATGATATCTTCCTGCATCGGGCGGAAAGAATCGTAGCCAAAGACGGCTTTCAGGATTTCGCGGGCAGCGGACATAAGGACGTTTGCGGTATTGGTTCGTAGCTTTTGCTGGATGCTAGTTTATTCGCAACTAAAGCCTTGCAGTTCAAGGCCCGCGCGCATCTCGCCGTAAGTCGAGGTGCGTTTCATATCCATCGCCTTCATGAATCGGCAGTCATTGTCGATATGCATGCGGAATCCGGTCATGGTGGGTTCCACCTCCCCCTTGCCGCTTGCACGTACGTGCTCAATCATCTGTTCGCGCCTGTCGCCCATTTCCGGCGGTACGAATACGTCTGTCACGATGTCGACATTTTCAATTTCGGTGGCGCCGAATACAAATGAGATGGTCACCAGGTTCTTTAGCCCGTGGAACTGGCCGGGTGTTTTGCAAACAAGGTTCTTCGGAGAATT is a window of uncultured Fibrobacter sp. DNA encoding:
- the recQ gene encoding DNA helicase RecQ, which gives rise to MSAAREILKAVFGYDSFRPMQEDIIEHVVAHHDALVLMPTGGGKSICYQIPALIFEGITVVISPLISLMKDQVDALNANGIGADALNSNNDESANETIRKRCESGLTKILYISPERLQREIPWMQHSLNVSLFAIDEAHCISQWGHDFRPEYTQLGGLHQMFPGATLMALTATADKLTKEDIVRQLNLREFKLFVSSFDRPNLSLDVRRGYTGQDKLRAILSIISKHENESGIIYCLSRKNTEKVAEQLVDAGISAKAYHAGMSADERNAVQEDFINDRVDVVCATVAFGMGIDKSNVRYVIHYNLPKSIENFYQEIGRAGRDGLPSETVLFYNFQDIVTLRSFVNESGQKDINSEKLDRMQEYAESQICRRRILLNYFGENSESGNSNCGNCDICKHPPRRFDGTILVQKALSAIKRTGERIGFTMTADILKGTRSEEIVKNGYDKLKTFGAGEKTTLKHWHDYLLQMLQLGYIEIAYNENNHLKITESGNEVLFGKKTAELALAASVEARQDSEPKSRARSGRSKFAKGRGTTATWSGQADGGDETSALFEILRKVRKQIADENSWPAYVVLSDKTLKDLAAQMPQSLSDLHNVFGFGEKKIEKFGQRFVDAVKEYLGR
- a CDS encoding transporter, which translates into the protein MDSLRAAWGVSYPFELSPGEVWDRSGDRSILEVYDIETGKSEVLDEFDRVIEAPNWSADGKFLTFNSEGRIYKYEIASGDVSEVPSYFVDNCNNDHVLSPDGEGLYVSHHTKEDGLSRIYKIFFDGRMPELVTPLAPSYLHGITPDGKALAYCAERNGEYDIYTIPAVGGNETQLTTALGLNDGPEYDCDGEYIWFNSVRTGRMQAWRMKADGSEQTQMTFDAHSNTWFPHISPDRTKVVMLAYHERDVRPGEHVPNKNVEIRLMTGSDKIGWSEPRTILKLFGGQGTINVNSWAPDSKRFAYVRYSR